A single genomic interval of Nostoc commune NIES-4072 harbors:
- a CDS encoding hybrid sensor histidine kinase/response regulator translates to MTKAKILVVEDEAIVAKDLQLRLIKFGYTVPAIASSGEEAINKAVEISPDLVLMDIKLKGTMDGIEAAEEIYKRLDIPVIYLTAYADENTLTRAKITEPFAYLIKPFKERELQINIEITLTKHGLEKQLKVNQKWLDTLLKSISDGVIASDMQELVTFMNPVAENLTGWKQEEACGRNSSEIFNIANAETHDSLESPIIKVLQNGIIISIPAETILITKDGGEIPIDDSAAPIKDDQDNITGAVLVFRDITERKRAIETRKKQIEQEQLLVQWEEINQLKNDFLNLVSHELRSPLGNIKLMIQMIQLSPLTEEAQRYLELMEGECDRELGLINDLLDLQRLENSYYPVMTPDSLLLQQWLPWVIEPFQIRVQEHQQTLQINLASNLPPLFSDGINLERILVELLNNACKYTPAGGEIVLSVRHNSLEVPAKTIITISNSAEIPVTELPRIFEKFYRIPNADIWNQGGSGLGLPIVQKLVKQLQGNIQVESNNGWTTFTVTLTDL, encoded by the coding sequence ATGACAAAGGCAAAAATTTTAGTTGTGGAAGATGAAGCTATTGTTGCCAAAGATTTGCAGCTTCGACTTATAAAATTCGGTTACACTGTTCCTGCTATAGCTTCTTCAGGAGAAGAAGCAATTAATAAAGCAGTAGAAATATCCCCCGATTTAGTACTAATGGATATTAAGCTTAAAGGAACGATGGATGGGATAGAAGCTGCCGAAGAAATCTATAAACGTTTGGATATTCCAGTAATTTATTTGACTGCTTATGCAGATGAAAACACATTAACACGAGCTAAGATAACCGAGCCTTTTGCTTACCTAATCAAACCTTTTAAAGAAAGAGAACTACAAATAAATATTGAAATAACTCTGACTAAACATGGTTTAGAAAAGCAATTAAAGGTAAATCAAAAATGGCTAGATACGCTTTTAAAGAGTATCAGCGATGGTGTCATTGCTAGCGACATGCAAGAATTGGTAACTTTTATGAATCCGGTTGCCGAAAATCTAACCGGATGGAAACAGGAAGAAGCTTGTGGCAGGAATTCATCAGAAATATTCAATATTGCTAATGCAGAAACTCATGACTCTCTTGAAAGCCCAATCATAAAAGTCCTTCAAAATGGTATTATCATCAGTATCCCAGCAGAAACTATTCTGATTACTAAAGATGGTGGAGAAATCCCAATTGATGATAGTGCTGCACCAATAAAAGATGATCAAGATAATATTACAGGTGCTGTATTAGTTTTTCGAGATATTACTGAGCGCAAACGAGCGATTGAGACGCGTAAAAAGCAAATTGAGCAAGAACAACTTCTGGTGCAATGGGAGGAGATAAATCAACTCAAAAATGATTTTTTGAATTTAGTTTCTCATGAACTACGATCGCCTCTGGGTAATATAAAGTTAATGATTCAAATGATCCAACTATCTCCTCTTACTGAGGAAGCTCAACGCTATCTAGAACTGATGGAGGGTGAGTGCGATCGCGAACTAGGATTAATTAACGATCTACTAGACTTACAACGCTTGGAAAACTCATACTATCCAGTGATGACACCTGATTCCTTGCTCTTACAACAGTGGTTACCTTGGGTTATTGAGCCATTTCAAATCCGTGTTCAAGAACATCAGCAAACCCTACAGATAAATCTTGCTTCAAATCTCCCGCCCTTGTTCTCAGATGGCATTAACTTGGAACGAATTTTAGTAGAATTGCTTAATAATGCCTGTAAATACACACCTGCGGGTGGTGAAATTGTCCTAAGTGTACGTCACAATTCCTTGGAAGTGCCTGCAAAAACCATTATTACTATTAGTAATTCAGCAGAAATTCCGGTAACAGAGTTACCACGAATCTTTGAGAAATTTTATCGCATTCCCAATGCAGACATCTGGAATCAAGGTGGTTCGGGATTAGGTTTACCTATAGTACAGAAATTAGTCAAACAACTGCAAGGAAACATTCAAGTAGAAAGCAATAATGGATGGACGACATTTACTGTCACGTTAACTGATTTATAG